The nucleotide window TTCAAAGGGCTGAACTGCTTTGGTAGGAAAGAGACCCATTTTACAGCTTCCAAGCTCCACCTTTTCACTGTACGAAATGGCGGCGGGCGTTTCCAATCCACACGCCACTGCGGACAGGTACATATCAAGTGGGATTTCACTTTGGAAGTTCTCTCTTTAACTATCAACACATTTTCGTTGCAATAAAACATATCATCACTACTAAGCATTTTACAAAATCTGAACTCCATTAAAATATCTTTCTTTCACCAATTCCTTTATAATCAGATTCTTGTTAACTTAAAATTCGTTGCACCTGAAGTTACGTTGCGCGCAAGTGCAGATTCAAATTCACCCCTTATTAAGAACGTTAATTGAAAATTCAAACTACGGTTTAACAGTAGTGGCTAGATTAAGAAAACATCGCTAATTACTTTAACGCTTTACAGTAAATTGACTTATTTCCTCAATTAGGAAACCGTGTAGAAAATACACAAATTTAATGCGAACTTAGCGCGAGAATCTTGTTCACTTTTAACCCTTTCCAAGTCACACATAGTTCTTGCTCGTAGTAGACCTTGGTGCAGAATACTTTGCGGCGTAGGAGTTATCTTCTTTTGGGGGGCAAGAACAGCAGAGCAGAGCTCCTCCGAGGATCAGCAGACCCGACGTGCCCCATCCGATGTACAAGGAGGCACCAAGTTCTCTCCTCTGGGCGTCGGTCACAAGCGGGTTGTAGAAATCCTTGATGATGGTGTTCGCTGACCAGGAGACTGGGATCAGGGTCAACACTCCAGCCAGGATGAAGATAATTCCCGCAATAATGGTGACCTTGGCCTTCGTTGCCTCGTTTTCTATGCAGTTGGTGCATTTCCCTCCCACGATGGAGATGAGGATGCCCATGACTCCCACCACAAGGGAGATAACGGTCAGAGCTCTGGAAGCCTGGAGATCTTGAGAGAGCGCCAAGAGAGAGTCGTACACCTTGCATTGCATCTGCCCGGTGCTCTGAACAATACAGTTCATCCAAAGACCTTCCCAGATGATCTGCGCCACCACGATGTTGTTTCCGATGAAAGCGGTCACTCTCCACATGGGAAGGACGCAGGTGAGAAGTGCTCCCAGCCACCCGAACACACACAGGGCGATGCCCAGAATCTGCAGTCCCATTGATGCCATGCTCGAACTTTAGCACAGGTAATCTGCAACTTTCAGAGTAACTGCTTCGACCGTCCGGAACAACCTAAAGACAATCAGTAAATGCCCTGGCCTTTATATCCCCTCGCCAGTGGGCGGGCATTAGCTGCTGTCCACATAACTGAAAACAGGGATTACCCGTTGAACCAGATTCCATTATCTTTTTCAGGTGCTTTTGATAACTCAAGTGCCACACGGAATGTTCGTAAAACATTTGCGTTCTTCGGACACCAGTGTTAGTAGCTAAATTTATTTTCTCGCTGTAAAGATCTTTTATCGGTAAATTAAATTGCCTGTGGTAAATAATATCCGACTGAGAGGACAAAGGAATTTCACCTCCACCTAGTAACATGGACATTCCATGCTCTTGTTACGTTTAAATCAAATCACCAGAGACCTGTTTCCTTCTCAAATTCCTATAGGTGGAGTTGACTGAAAGCTGATCTTCACTGGGATGGTAATGAACTGATCACACAAGGGCATCTGCCAGAACAGAGAAACAAGTACAAAAAATACAGGAAGTATGACTATAGTTACATTCTATATCCAACAGaacacaatcagtacaaattggcagTAAGTTTTCCTCCTTGATAACCTTTGAGCATCTCAAAGCTCagtccctgctctactcactctatacccatgactatgTCACCAGATACAGTTCCAATATCTCGCATCATCCAAATTCGCTGATGACACACTGTTGTTGGGTGATTATGGATAATATGTGGCAGAATATAGGAGGGGATTGATCGTCtgactgaatggtgccagaacaacaaccttgctctcaatatctttaaaaccaaggaactgattgctgACTTTAGTAAAGGAATACCaaagatccacaaacctgtcttcatcgatgggtcggtgatggagagagacaaaaccctcaagttcctgggcatgcatatctcggaagatttgtcctggacccagcacattgatgtattGATAAATCATCAGTTTAAGAGATAGatgacagcggggaagaaacttgAATCGGGTGGTGCTTGCTTTCTTGTTTTTATATCATCTGTCCAACAGGATAAGGAACATGACCATGATTAGGGGTGACCTAATGACCATGGTCCTTGATTAGGTTGGGTGCTTTCATAAGGCAAAGTAATTGCAGATGGTGTCAATGGGGGGAGGGTGTTTTGCATGATGAACTGGGTTATGCTGGGTTATGCCCACAATCTTGCATTCTTCACAATTTTTGCATTTTTGGACAGAGCAGATGCCATGGCAAGTGACGATGCATCCTGCTAGGATGCTTTATTTTACGTATCTGTAGAGATTGCAGCCATTGGCGACCTGCTAAATATCCTCAGTCTTCTGTggaagtagaggtattggtgTGCTCTCTCAGTTGTAGCATAGATGTGTAGGACCAGGTCAACATTTTGGTGATATTCACCCATATGAACCTGAAGGTCTTTATCATCTCCACAGATTGGGATGAATTCAATTACCTCAGCCCTCCGTTCACTCTtcagcaaccctgacattataatcaaacccgccgacaagagaggtgccgtggtagtctggcacgctgacctctaccgggctgaggtcaggtgacaactctcagacacctcctcctacttatccttggaccattatcccacagatgagcaccaggccttaatctcaaacaccattactgatttcatcacttctgactgtctgccttccacagccttcaaccttatcgtttcccagccccgcacagcccgtttttaccttctccccaaaatccacaaacacaactgccctggcagacccatagtTTCTGCCTGCTACTGTCCCACAGAaatgatttccacatacctcgactgcattctatctcccctggtccaatctctcccgacctatgtccaagatacctcacatgcccttcggctctttaatgacttccgctttctgaaccccccactccctcatctttactatggacgttcagtcactctacacctccatcctccaccagaatgccttaaagccctccgtttcttcctcaaccgcagaaccatcccatttccctctactaactccactccgcctagcagagttggtcctcactctcaacaacttctcctgtgactcctcccacttcctccaggtccaaggcatagctatagcACCCACATgggcccagctatgcctgcctctttgtaggatacgttgaacaatccctgctccaggcgtacactggccctatcgcCGAACTcaatctccattacattgatgactgcatcgatgctacctcctgcacccatgcagaactcatggacttcatcaacttcatcaccaattttcatcctgcactcaaatttacttggaccatctccgacacctccctcccctttcttgatctcacagtctccatcacaagaaatagactatagACTGACGTTTATTacgaacccactgactcccacaactatacttcttcccaacctgcttcctgaagactatcctccgtctacgccgcatctgcgcccaagatgaagtgttccatgcaagaacatccgagatgtcctcattctttgggtAATGGggcttcccctctcccatcatagatgaggccctcacccgGGTACCCCGAAGCTCCGCCTTTGCtacccctccccctagtcacaacagagacagtccccctggtccttaccttccaccccatcaggcgtcacatacaacacataatcctctgaaatttctgtcacctccaaacaggtcccaccactagccatattttcccatctccacccctttccgccttccacagagaccgttccctccccaactccctggttaactcatcccttctcacccaaaccaccccctcccttgcAACATCTATCCCAATGCCtcctccctcgattctgtccagggaccccgacagtcctttcaggttaggcagaagttcacctgcacatcctccaacctcatccattgttcatacatcggcgagaccaaacgtagagtgggcgatcgtttcgctgaacaccttcactcagtccgtttgaacctacctgatctcccgtttgctaaacACTTGAATTCtcgttcccattcccacacagacctttctgtcctaggtctcttcTATTGtcagaggctaaatgcaaattggaggaacagcatttcatatttcgcttgggcagcttacagcccagtggtatgaatattgatttctctaacttcaagtaaccccggcattccgtctctctctatccctcccccaccaaagtcgcaccagcttctcgttttcacccaacaaacaactaacTTTATCACCGTtattttttggcatatctttcattcattgttctttatcccttTACATCATCAccttatctctcgtttcccttgtccctaactagtctgaagaagggtctcaacccaaaacgtcacccatttctcctctccagtgatgctgctgagttactccagctttttgtgtctacaattcAATTACCAGTTGCTTTATGCATGATATGAGTCTTGCTTCATGCTTTTGAGACCTGTGGATTTTGGCAGACCAAGTGTCAATTGTGCACACATAAGGAGAAATTGCTGACTCAGGTCTTACAAAAGgtctctctaaaagcctcttaaatctcACTATCATACCTGCTTCTACACCAACCTTGGCACTGTGTCCCTGCAACCACCACTCtaaataaaaaaacttgccccatacatctcctttaaacagtcccccctctcaccttaagagtGCGCCCTCTAGTTTTTGGTGTCCAACCTGGGAAATATATTCCAACTGccttccatgcctctcataattttatatacttttatcaattCTTAAATAAAAGTATAAAAATTCCTGACTGAATaaaagtcctgacctgaaatgcatctctccatttccttccacccactgtctggcccgctgagtccctccagcagtttatatTTGTTTCTCAAAATtcaagcacctgcagtctctcttGTTTCCATCGGTTGAGAGATAAATACAGGGTGGACATCTTGAGAAGCCCCTTGAATAATATGGTTCTCGGCAGGCAGAAGGAGCCTCAAATTAACAGCTCGTCCAAATGACAGCAGCTCGACCAATGCAGCATCAGCAGTAATGCATTGATATCACATTTCAAATATGTTTTCATCTGTTCTGTGCACTGGTAATATATATTTACCTGCATGTGCACACTCCAAGGTTCCCTGTTCTCTGCCACCATGGACAATAAAGGAAACATCAACATAAAGCTGATGTAGGAAATAGCTTTGTTGGCCAAATACCAAAACTCCTGCACCAACGTTCATATTGGATTTCAACTGTGAACCCTTTGCAATCCATTGAACCCTGAAACATTCAATTACATAGAGCTTTCCTCCTGTCTTTTCCCAGGTGTAAAGTGGCagataatgatgagacagaaatgtcagatcatttctttatattcctttctttatttcttaattGCTTCCATTCCAGAACCAAGGTCACCCTGTCCTCAATGTTTAAGCTGCAGCAAATAGCCAGTACTTGTATTTGCACATGGTCAAAGACCAACTCCAAGTTATCATCAACGTTCACTGCGTGACTGTGGAAAACATACCACTATATATCTCAGTCCTCTCTCAATGAACGCTGATATTGTTGATGAAATTCACCATTGCTTTCCGTTAACTAGCAGATCCTTTGATCATCTGAAGGAAAGCATTTTAAAAAACAAGGTCTTAAACCTGTAAATGAAACTCATAATCTACTTGACAGCAGTGATCCTTGCTGTGCTATAAGTTTCTAAAATAGGACTGCCCACAGCAGACACCTTAAGGAACTGGATAGATTCCCCCACTGCTGTCTGCACAAAATCTTCTATATCCATTGGCAATACAAGCAACGTGAGTGCCTTCGCCCACAGCAACATGCCTAACACTGATCAGGATCAGGACTCTATCTTAGGGATCCCACAATGCTCATGTGCCTAACATCATACTCCAGAAACAGACATTCTATTCCGAGCTGTTGTGGGAAGAGATTACCAGGTAGACAGCACATTCCAGGATGCACTCGAAGCCTCCTTGAGAAAATGCAACATCCACATTGACTCCTCGGCTTCTGGCTGCTTGAAGTGGAGAAGCATCATTGGGGCTGGGATTGGCAGAGAGCAAGTAAGTTATCATATCATCCTTTCTGACAAAGGCATTATTTTACACTTCTTGTATTTGGATTTATCTGCCACATGACTGTCCATCTTCAGGCCTTTGATGCGCTTTTACATACTTGAATACCATCACTAATTGGTCCATGATGCTCTGTGAATACTTGTGCTTTATTGTTTACAGCTTGAATTCCTCAACTTCACCTCAAGTTCTCTTTCTTTGGTTAAAGTGTTATTTTCCAAGGGCCAGGCCCAATTCATTAATGTTATTTGTGCATTTTTGACCTGACATATGTATTCTTTGCATGCAGATATTCGGTTTCATTTGAGCATTCTTTTTGAATTTGCAAGTTATCTAGCAGCTCTCCTTCGTGTCATTGCAGTCTTTTCCTTTCTGACTTTTCTAATCTACATCAGTCTAACCCAATGATTAATGCTTGCTCGTGGTATTtacattttgtttatcttattcAGCTAATCTTAGCTTGGCCTCAATTGCAATCATTATGCTAACTGTGATTTTATCTCTTGCAAGGCTTACTCTTTTTTGTTCAACTGTTGTGTAAGgtctattgcatctgccatgacAATTGCAAAGGATTTCATTCTTTCTGGCTTAGCCATtgcttaaatgtagccaatgaaattCTGCTAGCGAGGCAGCCCCTTGAAACTCTTGAAGGCTGTTGCACAAATTTCTATGAAGCTAGCTCATGAGTCCAAGAAATCTGTTGACCAAAAATGTTATAATGCAATATGTTTTCAAATATGCTGTCAAACAATTAATAGtgcacacctcccccccctcaccttcccctcacctttctccccacccccagcCCACCCCCATTAATATTTGAAGTGGCCCCCTCTCTGATGTTCGATTGAGGACATATTAGCTTAAATCCTTACTTATATGACACATCTTCATTCAGAAGAAACCTCTAATTCCACTGATTAGAgggtgtagtctttccactgtaATTGACAAGAAAATCTGTGTTTGTCTTTAAGGTTCCCTGCCTTTAAATAAAGAGGTTTCTTTCATCTTGCCTCACGTGGCCTTGGTGCTCCCAATGTCGCAATCACTGTTTATTTCTCCATTTCAATCCCCAAATCAGTAAGGATAGggaacaaatcatcctctacaataatcctcaacactggtgctctgcaaggttctcagcccccttctttactccttgtacacccacgactgtgcatcCATgtgcaaatctaattcaattttcaaatttgcaggcAGCACCACCTTTGTGGGCCGAatattaaattagattagattttttagattagattcaactttattgtcattgcacaaatacgagtacaggtacaacaaagtgcagtttagcatctaatcagagtgtaAAGCAGTAAAATgctgattaaaacaatatataccaatgaggatatattgatctagtacataggcaaataaatatatatacagataaaagattGACGTGCTatattcggattcagattcagattcaatttaaattgtcattgtcagtgtacagtataaATActacgaaatgcagttagcatctcactggaagagcgacatagcaaacgatttgaataaataattttatctgtccggggggggttggtgattggcagtcaccgaggtacgttgttgagatATTTATAGATATTTATAGCAGTATTCTGGTGTATAGAACTATAAATACTACTgatgagaagtgggggggggggggggggggggggggggtagtgccgggcctgtgagttcagcctGTGAATGgtgttttggaagaagctgttccttagcctgctggtgcgagacctgaggctcctgtaccgcctccctgatgggaggagggcaaacagtccatggttggggtgtgaggggtccttaatgattttgccaGCCCGTTCCAGACATCGTGTGCGGTGAAGGGCAGCcgtggcagggagcggggcactgatgatgTGATGGGCGGTTTGCACCACccattgcagtgccttcctgtcagctgtggtgcagctgctgtatcataccgtgaagcaggtggtcaggatgctttcgatggtacaacggtagaagttggacaggatctgggggggacaggtgaactttcttaagcctcctcaggaagtagaggtgcagctgcgcctttttaatcagtttggcggtgttgagggaccaggacagatcctcagagatgtgtaccccgaggaatttgtagttggagacgcgctccacctcagtcccgtttatgtggatgggggtatgtctgcagCCTCTGGTCTTCCGGTAGTCCACAATGATTTTCTTCGTCTTCTGTGTGTTGAGGACAAGGTTGTTGTTGGTACACCAAGCTGCCacgtgctggacctcctccctgtaggctgattcgttgttgtcactgatcagtcctaccaccgtggtgtcatcagcgaatttTATGACGgagttggagccatacttagggacgcagtcatgggtgaagagggagtagaggagagggctgagcacacagccctgtggcacgtaTCAGAGCGGAGGAGGTaaggttgttgatcctaacagactggggtctgttagtgaggaaatccagtgtccagttgcagagggaggtgttgATGCCAAGGcggctgagtttggtgatcagacaggcggggatgacagtattaAATGCAGAGTTGAAGTCGATGAataacaacctgatgtaggagttgtacAAGGCCAGTAgtataatgatgagacggagtgcaggaaggagatcacgaaccttgtgtcctggtgaCGACAcagcaacctttccctcaatgtcagcaagacaaaggagaaagtgatggacttcaggaagcgGAGCgctacacataccccagtttgccaaagtagagatggttgaaaacttcaaattcctaggagtcaatatcaccagcaacATCTCCTGGAGcaacatattgaagcaatgaccaagaaaacacaccaacgcctctacttagaAAGCTCGGCATGtctcctacaactctcaccagcttCCACAGGATCACcataggaagcattttatcaggatgtatcagagcttggtttgggaaccgtTCCGACCAGGATGGCAAGAAATTACAGCTAATTGTGGACGCagttatcacacaaaccaacttcccttcccttgactccatttacacctcacgctacctcggcaaggccagtagcataatcaaggacgagtcgcaccctggccactaccTCCTCTTccgtctcccatcaggcaaaatgagaggaagtgtgaaaacacacacctccagattcagggacagtttctttccagctgttatcatgtaACTGAATCACCCcaccgcaactagagagcagtcctgaactattatctacctcattggtgaccctcggaccttgctggacagtaaactggactggcccAGGAATGTTGAGGccttgtacaagaagggacagagtcagctgtactttttgagaaggctccgctccttcaacaacTGCAGTAagctgctgcagatgttctaccaatcggtggtagccaaacccatcttctttgctgccgtgtgctgtggcagcagggcgaaggtcgCGGATGCCAATATacgatcaacaaactcatcaggaagtctGGCTCCATCcttggggcagagttggattgatgggaggggaggacgctcctcaaactgcagagcatgctggacaataatgggggggggggagagaggtgggagttgtaggacagaacaccacaggagatccttcttctcgTTGGCTATCAAACTGTTCAACTCCTTCCccctctgtcgtggggtagactgagactgactcccctcccccatccccattctttgcacatccccaatcctttctactcgtcactttaatttcatgtttcatgtattttgtgtttcatgactgttggcagatcaatttcccgccTGGGATAAATTAATTTTCATCGTATcgataccttgcactaaacactattcccttatcatgtatctatctaaacactgtaaatggctcgattgtaatcatgtattgtctttctgctgactggatagcacgcaacaaaacttttcactgtacctcgatacatgtgacaataaactgaactatttAATCTGTATCCACCATTGAAAGAAAAAGATTCCAAATCCACTTCCAATTGCATTTCTAAAATCTCAAATGCTTCACCTGTGGGCTAAAATATTGCAGCGACTGATATGTTGAATCAAACCCTCGCTTCcctttatgatgtcttgcttccATGAAACGCCACTCTCTGTCATCCTGGCCATGCCCTCAAATAACACCCATCTCTGCTGTCAAAGCCGTGGAGCAAAATGATTGAGTATAGAAAAAAACCCAATGTAACCATTCACTGCTAGGTCAATCTTGCCCACATTAAGCACTTTGGAAATGTAGAGTACTTCAATTCATTGGACCACCATGATACTACTCAAGCCAGGAGTATCTGTGAAAGAATGgcttgagtgtttaagaaggaactgcaggtgctggaaaatcgaaggtacataaaaatgctggagaaactcagcgggtgcagcagcatctatggagcgaaggaaataggcaacgtttcggtccaaaacccttctttaagcACTATAGTGCTTACTTTTCCAGGCATATTATGGTGTGGAATTATAGCAAGACCGTATTCCCTTCTTGTAGACTGGAGACCAAgactcccctctcatcttttccACTCTCAAATTCAACAAGTATGAAGCACTATGATTTAGAGGATTCCATTCTCCCCTTTGAATCAACAGATTCAATTTCAGAAGCATAGCCACTGAAATAGGCTGACATTCTAGTGCAGTAAAATGAAATTCCGCACTTTCAGATGTGTTGCCTCTTTGGAAAGCTGATTAACTGATAACTTGTCTGGAGTAGATGGAAATGTTGCTAGACTATTATGTTAGGGACGAGAAGGGCAGTTGCcacctgtcacctatccatcttgaTCTGCATCACTTTGGAGATTATCTAATAATTCACTCAATGCTGTttgcaggaaaatgtttccacATTGTTCTTCAATTTTGCTTCCACATGTTCAATTCTACCCTGAATTCACCTGTGCTCACGTACACCAGGGGAAATTTTCAGACGTCAACTAATCTACCAACCAACGTatcctttggatgtgggaggaaactaaaacacTAGGGGAAACaaacagtcacagtgagaacatgcaaattccacacacgcATCCTGCCCAAGGCAAAATCCAAATGTTTCCAGGAATTGGGAGGCAACTGAACTGCCTTCCACTTTTCAATCAGAGTTGGTAAATTCACTGGATTTCCACATGGAGGAGTCGGAGTCAAACTGAAgccggaggcttggcgatcgtttcgccgaacacctccgctcagtctgcattaaccaacctgacctcccggtggctcagcactttaactcctactccgtatccgacctctctgtcctgggccttctccatggccagagcgagcaccactggaaattggaggaacagcacctcatattccacttggggagtgtGCAtcctagtggcatgaacattaaattctcccaattttgttagccctcgccgtctcctccccttcctatctctccctcagccctcgggctcctcctcctttttcctttcttctccctgcccccacccccccatcagtctgaagaagggtttcagcctgaaacgttacctatttccttcgctcctagatgctgtttctccagcatttttgtgtaccttcgattttccagcatctgctgcattataccaaagatagtcaacacaaagtgctggagtaactcagcaggtcaggtaatttctctggaggaaaaggatagatgacattttatgccagtactcttcttcagaccagtgtgtgactgaagaagagtcccaaccagaaatgtcacccatcccttacctccagagatgctgtgactCGCtgtgttagtccagcactttgtatctatctagcATGATGCTGGGGATGTGGTAGACACTGACAGTATTTGCCCGTCTTATTACCACTGGGTTTGGGCGATTTGGGCAGTGAATGTGTGGGTGGCATCTCTCCAGTGCTTTATGGAGTCTACCTCTAGTTGATGAATGAAATGGGCCACGGAAGATTTATCCAGCTACACCAGTACACGAAGGGCAGGTGAATGTGATCACTACTAATCATACAGCTGGCTCAAGATGTAAATGTGATCTACGCTTTCTAAAGATTTTCTCATGAGAGCAGGCTTTCAGGAAGGGATAAAGATGGTGGGGgattgtgtttttatgtttagtACCAATGCTGCTGCAAAGAAGTAGAATAGTGTGTAGATTAAGGGTATGTGCCCATTATATGATGCAGACACCCAGTCAACCTCAATTAAATTtgactgcagatggacacaaaaagctggaggaacgcaggtcagacagcatctatggagaaaaacggaatagtgatgtttcaggtcaagacttcagactgaagggtcctcGATCCAaattgccacctattccttttctccacatatGTTTTCTGACCCACTACATATTTCCTACATTTGACTGAATCTCTCCTCATGTCATTTCTACATGCAAATGAGTCCACCCAAGCTCATCTAGGCCAAGAATTCTTAATTGATGTTTCTGTTGGCCTATTGATAAACGTGGTCACTAAACACTCCAAACCTCAAATTAATACGCCTTTGTTACTTAAAATGAGGAGGCACAACTCTTCTCTTGGTTGTACCTGCAATTGAACTGTGCCACCATTGGAGGCGGTACCAGCAGCTTTGGAATTCGCCCAAGCTCTCGGTCATCTACCCCAAACCCCTGGTGATGATTcgaactttttttttttggatcAGTTGATTGGTTTAACTAcgttgggaaaaaaaaacgtggTGGGAAAGAAGCTAGTCTGTGGATGCGAAACAGGCAGCGATGAGTTCAATGAGATACACCACTAACAATGGACTCATTTTCACTGGGCTGGCTAGGAAGAGTATATAAAcacaccaagttaattcccaaaTAGCAGCGGTTACGCAAAGACGGCCAACAAACCCCGAGCCTCGCTGCACATGGTTTACCATTCCCCATTCTCAGCACTTCGCTCCTAAACGAAAATTTGCATTGTCTTCATTACCAGATAGGAGTTGGTCACGCGATTCCAGAGCGTTTACCTTCCAGTCGCTTCGGGCAATTGCTAAGCAAATATCCCGATCCACAACAATGAACAAGAAGGCTTACGCTGCCATGGTAACTCTAAACCTACCTCTCCTGGAACAAAGCAATTAGAAACCTCCGAGTAAAATGCAAATCAAGagcagatttaaaaataaaagtcgCCATACGATTCACAACTTAAGGAAAATGAGAATTTATTTAAAAGTACAAACAATTGTGCACTTGGGTGCTG belongs to Leucoraja erinacea ecotype New England chromosome 28, Leri_hhj_1, whole genome shotgun sequence and includes:
- the LOC129710465 gene encoding uncharacterized protein LOC129710465 — translated: MVSMGLQILGIALCVIGWLGAIITCVLPMWRVTAFIGNNIVVAQIIWEGLWMNCIVQSTGQMQCKVYDSLLALSQDLQASRALTVIAIVVGVLGILISIVGGKCTNCIENEVTKAKVTIIAGIIFILAGLLTLIPVSWSANTIIKDFYNPLVTDAQRRELGASLYIGWGTSGLMLLGGALLCCSCPPKEDNYTAKYSAAKSTASRNYVYPNDASPLQAARSRGVNVDVAFSQGGFECILECAVYLSSSMASMGLQILGIALCVFGWLGALLTCVLPMWRVTAFIGNNIVVAQIIWEGLWMNCIVQSTGQMQCKVYDSLLALSQDLQASRALTVISLVVGVMGILISIVGGKCTNCIENEATKAKVTIIAGIIFILAGVLTLIPVSWSANTIIKDFYNPLVTDAQRRELGASLYIGWGTSGLLILGGALLCCSCPPKEDNSYAAKYSAPRSTTSKNYV